The following coding sequences lie in one Synechococcus sp. PCC 7336 genomic window:
- the ndk gene encoding nucleoside-diphosphate kinase, with protein MERTFLAIKPDGVQRKLVGTIIQRFETKGFQLVGLKMLVVSRELAEEHYGEHKERPFFSGLVEFITSGPVVAMVWEGKGVVAAARKTIGKTNPLDSEPGTIRGDYGIDIGRNIIHGSDAPETAQREIALWFKPEELASWDATLGAWIYE; from the coding sequence GTGGAACGTACTTTTTTGGCGATCAAACCCGATGGTGTGCAGCGAAAGCTAGTGGGCACGATTATTCAGCGGTTTGAGACCAAAGGCTTTCAGCTAGTGGGTCTGAAGATGTTGGTGGTGAGCCGCGAGTTGGCCGAAGAGCATTATGGCGAACACAAAGAGCGCCCCTTCTTTAGCGGCCTAGTGGAGTTCATCACCTCTGGTCCCGTTGTGGCAATGGTGTGGGAAGGCAAGGGGGTTGTGGCTGCGGCCCGCAAGACGATTGGGAAGACCAATCCTCTCGATTCGGAGCCCGGTACAATTCGCGGCGATTACGGTATCGATATCGGTCGCAACATTATTCACGGCTCCGATGCTCCCGAGACTGCCCAGCGGGAAATTGCTTTGTGGTTTAAGCCCGAGGAACTCGCCAGTTGGGACGCTACGTTAGGAGCTTGGATTTACGAGTAA
- a CDS encoding folate-binding protein YgfZ has translation MSNLQSLNPPHPPVLAEVQAAAGAIVGEVAGQQVAIGFGNDLAALQAAREGTALLDYSHWTLLEMTGPDRLDYLHNQTTYNIKALQPGSGCETCIVTPTARLIDLVTAYITPESVLLCASPRQDPAVFNCLNRLLPFSNARLVDVGDRYTPLVLIGPHSSTVLESLGLAPPTDTSQHSHHLIPFGETDIRIAVGCGLALPGHTLLVPTHSAPELWQSLAQAGAIPMGSHTWERLRIEQGRPLPDRELTEDYNPLEAGLWHAVSFDKGCYIGQETIARLDTYNGVKQQLWGIELGDRVEPGTTITYRGDRAGKLTSITPTDTGYRGLAYLRTKVGGVDLEVNLDIVKAKTIAIPYPTRNRQTATQ, from the coding sequence ATGTCCAATCTGCAGTCCCTCAATCCACCCCACCCTCCAGTTCTGGCTGAAGTCCAAGCAGCGGCTGGGGCGATCGTCGGCGAAGTTGCCGGCCAACAGGTGGCGATCGGTTTCGGGAACGATCTAGCAGCACTCCAAGCCGCGCGAGAGGGAACTGCTCTACTCGACTACTCCCACTGGACTCTGCTAGAGATGACCGGCCCCGATCGCCTCGACTATCTCCACAACCAAACCACCTACAACATCAAAGCCCTGCAACCGGGTAGCGGCTGCGAAACCTGCATTGTCACTCCCACAGCTCGCCTCATCGATCTCGTCACAGCTTACATAACCCCCGAGTCAGTACTGCTATGCGCTTCCCCCCGTCAAGATCCCGCAGTCTTCAACTGCCTGAATCGACTCCTTCCTTTCAGCAATGCTCGATTGGTAGATGTGGGCGATCGCTACACCCCTCTGGTTCTCATCGGTCCCCACAGTTCAACCGTTCTCGAATCCCTCGGGCTCGCGCCTCCAACCGATACCTCTCAACATAGCCACCATCTCATCCCGTTCGGCGAGACAGACATCCGTATCGCAGTGGGATGCGGTCTAGCTCTCCCCGGCCATACTCTTTTAGTCCCCACGCATTCCGCCCCCGAGCTCTGGCAATCCCTAGCCCAAGCTGGAGCGATCCCCATGGGAAGCCACACCTGGGAACGGTTGCGCATCGAGCAAGGACGCCCCCTGCCCGACCGCGAACTCACAGAAGATTACAACCCCCTAGAAGCAGGTCTGTGGCATGCTGTCAGCTTCGATAAAGGCTGCTACATCGGTCAAGAAACCATTGCTCGGCTAGATACCTACAATGGCGTCAAACAACAACTGTGGGGAATTGAATTGGGCGATCGCGTCGAGCCTGGAACCACAATTACTTATAGGGGGGATAGAGCTGGAAAACTAACCAGCATTACCCCCACAGACACTGGATATCGCGGCTTAGCTTACCTTCGCACTAAAGTTGGCGGTGTCGACCTCGAGGTCAATCTGGACATCGTCAAAGCAAAAACAATCGCAATTCCCTACCCTACCCGGAACCGTCAAACGGCCACGCAATAG
- a CDS encoding NnrU family protein: MTDSFAWLTPSHWIVMGMMLVFVTVHSGLAALRPWGEERIGARAYRVLFALASLPLATILIIYFFNHRYDGAQLWMVQGVQGVKATVWILSSISFIFLYPATFNLLEIAAVQEPQVHLYETGIIRITRHPQMVGQVIWCAAHTLWIGSTFAIVTSLGLIAHHLFAVWHGDRRLEARYGDVFLKVKERTSVVPFLAIARGYQRFNAAEFVKPAYAGVVLFIGLLWWGHPWLMEVTAKVPW, from the coding sequence ATGACTGATTCTTTTGCTTGGCTGACTCCTTCCCATTGGATTGTGATGGGCATGATGTTGGTTTTTGTCACAGTGCATAGTGGTTTGGCGGCATTGCGACCCTGGGGAGAGGAGAGGATTGGAGCGCGAGCGTATCGAGTTCTATTTGCTCTGGCAAGTTTGCCGCTGGCGACGATCTTAATTATTTATTTCTTCAACCATCGCTACGACGGCGCACAGTTGTGGATGGTGCAAGGGGTACAGGGGGTTAAAGCGACGGTATGGATTCTCTCGTCCATTTCGTTTATCTTCCTGTATCCTGCAACGTTCAATTTGTTGGAAATTGCGGCCGTGCAAGAACCTCAAGTTCACCTATACGAAACTGGCATTATCCGCATCACCCGACATCCCCAAATGGTGGGTCAAGTGATTTGGTGTGCGGCCCACACCCTATGGATTGGCTCGACTTTTGCCATCGTGACGTCATTGGGGTTGATCGCTCACCATCTCTTTGCCGTGTGGCACGGCGATCGCCGTCTCGAAGCTCGCTATGGGGATGTGTTTTTAAAAGTGAAAGAGAGAACGTCAGTGGTGCCGTTTTTGGCGATCGCCAGAGGCTATCAGCGCTTCAATGCAGCCGAGTTTGTCAAACCCGCCTACGCGGGAGTCGTCTTATTTATCGGCCTGCTCTGGTGGGGACATCCCTGGCTGATGGAGGTTACAGCTAAAGTCCCTTGGTAA
- a CDS encoding glycoside hydrolase family 10 protein — MSSLIESRARSFLKGILGAACLLSVAATSAFARPIVTVVHEINDERDWSSIENLLEQSSIEYRILAEEQLTLEVLRQVDVLFLPNLSDLSDAQLQALETWMRADGGRAIASGPMAGLSPENRRRLQQLLGGYWADDRAVSAPVVATSYPGNDWTDSIRDRTPLQGGSLIPSGIFSRLTATWTGDVGSPVAVLSTLQSVYLGWEWGSQADAAETDLQWLIAALDRFDPSSNLTALRNNSTPPATPSSGPNRAATVLVAPPASPSRLNLLPEPIPPSTSAPDPAALAEPESYVSPLPINTLEMLSMRQELGSLLGRVESAILTTDANSLDGNGLPPQYQAVIGQARQVYEELPDWVSSGQHQRARREFRQAIDTLWTNYPRDRLTALPEVRAIWLDRGTIVKAASPEGLAQVFNRLADAGINTVFFETINAGFTVYPSRIAPAQNPLTRHWDPLAAAVQLARDRDIELHAWMWTFAVGNTRHNDLPRINLPHNYVGPVLSAHPDWSNFDWRGRQFPSGQPETWLDPANPQVRNYLISLMREMVTDYGVDGIHLDYIRYPFQNPGSRATFGYGRAARQQFQQLTGVDPMGLDPNRDRSLWTLWTDFRAEQVSNFVAEAAASVRALDSQVVMSAAVYAFPPNERRQRLQQEWETWIGRGDIDLLVPLTYVDNTRSLEQLVRPTLALTNESPVLLLPSLNLIGLPEVEFLDKMQAVRDLPTGGYSLFAAEHLNDTFQDILHQSRIPSSQIPYRAPFSASAFRFAALRQEWETLLANEQMWIPERFLGDWQAQVEQAAAALQALEQSPSETTLLQARAEIATLREGLEDWFRFEALERPYRVETWENRIIALDTLLRYGERRLPSLQSVSSSR; from the coding sequence ATGTCCTCACTAATTGAATCTCGTGCGCGTTCCTTCTTAAAGGGGATATTGGGAGCAGCCTGCTTGCTGTCCGTGGCAGCAACATCGGCGTTTGCCCGACCGATCGTCACTGTAGTGCATGAAATCAATGACGAGCGAGACTGGAGTTCGATTGAGAACCTGCTAGAGCAATCGAGCATAGAGTACCGCATTTTAGCAGAGGAGCAACTCACACTCGAAGTCCTACGGCAAGTAGACGTGCTGTTTCTGCCTAACTTGTCAGACTTGAGTGATGCACAGTTACAGGCATTGGAAACCTGGATGCGAGCCGATGGCGGGCGGGCGATCGCGAGCGGTCCGATGGCAGGCTTGTCGCCAGAGAATCGCCGTCGCTTGCAGCAACTTTTGGGGGGATATTGGGCGGACGATCGCGCAGTTTCTGCTCCCGTAGTTGCCACCAGCTATCCCGGCAACGATTGGACGGATAGCATTCGAGATCGCACGCCCCTCCAAGGGGGGAGTTTAATTCCCAGCGGTATCTTCAGTCGTTTGACGGCCACTTGGACAGGAGACGTGGGGAGCCCAGTCGCTGTGCTCTCGACATTGCAGAGTGTGTATCTCGGATGGGAGTGGGGCTCGCAAGCCGATGCTGCCGAGACAGATCTTCAATGGTTGATTGCCGCGCTAGATCGGTTCGATCCCAGCTCGAATTTGACAGCTCTGCGCAACAATTCCACCCCACCGGCAACACCGAGCTCTGGGCCCAATCGGGCTGCAACCGTTCTGGTTGCCCCCCCCGCCAGCCCTTCTAGACTCAACCTTTTACCCGAACCTATTCCACCGAGCACTTCTGCTCCAGATCCCGCTGCCCTAGCTGAACCGGAGTCTTATGTCTCTCCTCTACCCATCAATACTTTAGAAATGCTGTCGATGCGGCAGGAACTGGGCAGTCTGCTGGGACGGGTAGAAAGTGCCATTTTGACGACGGATGCCAATAGTCTCGATGGGAATGGATTGCCCCCTCAATACCAAGCAGTCATCGGACAAGCCCGACAGGTGTATGAGGAATTGCCCGATTGGGTCAGTAGCGGTCAGCATCAACGAGCGCGGCGAGAATTTCGACAGGCAATAGATACTCTGTGGACCAACTATCCGCGCGATCGCCTGACGGCTCTGCCGGAAGTGCGGGCCATTTGGCTCGATCGCGGCACCATCGTCAAAGCTGCTTCGCCTGAGGGATTGGCGCAAGTTTTCAACCGATTGGCAGACGCTGGCATCAACACTGTCTTTTTCGAAACCATTAACGCTGGATTTACTGTCTATCCCAGCCGGATTGCCCCCGCTCAAAATCCACTAACGCGCCATTGGGATCCTCTCGCGGCAGCAGTGCAGTTGGCTCGCGACCGAGATATCGAACTGCACGCTTGGATGTGGACGTTTGCGGTAGGGAATACCCGCCACAACGATTTGCCCCGCATTAACTTGCCCCACAATTATGTGGGACCGGTGCTGTCCGCCCACCCAGACTGGTCGAATTTCGACTGGCGCGGTCGTCAGTTCCCTTCAGGGCAGCCAGAAACCTGGCTCGATCCTGCCAACCCACAGGTGCGCAACTATCTAATCTCCTTAATGCGGGAGATGGTGACGGATTATGGAGTGGATGGCATTCACCTCGATTACATTCGCTATCCCTTCCAAAATCCCGGCAGTAGAGCGACGTTTGGGTATGGGCGAGCGGCCCGCCAGCAATTTCAGCAGTTAACCGGCGTGGACCCAATGGGGCTCGATCCCAATCGCGATCGCTCTTTGTGGACATTGTGGACGGATTTTCGGGCCGAGCAGGTGAGCAACTTTGTGGCGGAAGCTGCTGCTAGCGTTCGTGCCCTCGATTCGCAGGTGGTGATGTCGGCGGCTGTTTATGCGTTTCCCCCTAACGAGCGCAGACAGCGACTGCAACAGGAGTGGGAGACCTGGATTGGGCGGGGGGATATCGATTTACTGGTGCCGCTCACCTATGTGGATAACACCCGCAGTTTGGAGCAGTTAGTGCGTCCGACACTAGCTTTGACCAATGAGTCGCCAGTGTTGTTATTGCCCAGCTTAAATTTGATTGGCCTGCCGGAGGTGGAGTTTTTGGACAAGATGCAAGCAGTGCGAGATTTACCGACAGGGGGATATTCGCTGTTTGCCGCCGAGCATTTGAACGACACGTTCCAGGACATTCTCCATCAGTCTCGGATTCCGTCATCGCAAATTCCCTATCGTGCCCCGTTTAGCGCGTCGGCATTTCGGTTTGCAGCACTGAGGCAGGAGTGGGAGACGCTGTTGGCCAACGAGCAAATGTGGATTCCCGAGCGCTTTTTGGGAGATTGGCAGGCACAGGTGGAGCAGGCGGCAGCGGCATTGCAGGCGTTGGAACAGTCGCCGAGTGAAACCACCTTGCTGCAAGCACGTGCGGAGATTGCGACGCTGCGGGAAGGATTGGAGGACTGGTTCCGGTTTGAGGCGCTGGAGCGTCCCTATCGGGTGGAGACCTGGGAAAATCGCATTATTGCACTGGACACACTGCTGCGGTACGGAGAGCGGCGATTGCCAAGTTTGCAATCGGTGTCGTCGAGTCGCTAG
- a CDS encoding TAXI family TRAP transporter solute-binding subunit produces MTLQSRIVLPIAVASLAMGIAFGVLAVLERSQVYRLKIATGSTQGQYYAFSRALAEVVAQHEPNIQIEVIATQGSVQNMQMLESRAVQLALVQSDTAAVPSARAVATLFPEMLHIVAANNSGIETLADLRGKRIALMPVGSGSYDLFWLVARHYGFAPETLDHVALSSADARAAFLNGEVDALSQTIALGNPTTSAFLQASAATLVPIRQVEALQISQPFLSEQIFPRGTYGGDPAIPNLDTPAVAVQAIVMARADVDPQPIREIVRVLNEHRSELIALHAGSAAIPAQTADASFGVPLHPGAEGYYTQDEPNFLVTYAETIGLIVSLGVLTVSGLWQFHQRWLQRQKNRADRYNMEIIALLDRIYAARDLEQLEELRMQLFEILQNVVEDFDFDRINSESFEAFTFPWGVAITSIRHRELMIREAGAQAAVSPNLLN; encoded by the coding sequence ATGACTTTGCAGAGCCGTATCGTTTTGCCGATTGCTGTCGCCAGTTTGGCGATGGGGATTGCCTTTGGCGTGCTGGCAGTTTTGGAGCGCAGCCAGGTCTATCGGTTAAAAATTGCGACAGGAAGCACCCAGGGTCAGTATTACGCCTTTAGCCGAGCCCTGGCTGAAGTGGTGGCCCAGCACGAGCCCAATATTCAGATTGAAGTCATTGCGACCCAAGGCTCCGTGCAAAACATGCAGATGCTGGAGTCGCGGGCAGTGCAGTTGGCCCTCGTGCAAAGCGACACCGCCGCTGTCCCATCTGCCCGCGCTGTGGCGACGCTCTTTCCAGAAATGCTGCATATCGTCGCGGCCAACAATAGCGGTATTGAAACTCTGGCCGACCTGCGAGGCAAGCGCATTGCCCTCATGCCAGTCGGCAGCGGGTCTTACGATCTGTTCTGGCTTGTCGCTCGCCATTACGGGTTCGCCCCAGAGACCCTCGATCATGTGGCTTTATCTTCGGCAGACGCCCGTGCTGCCTTCCTGAATGGCGAGGTAGACGCTCTGTCGCAAACGATTGCCCTCGGCAATCCAACAACATCGGCATTTCTGCAAGCGAGTGCAGCCACGCTCGTGCCCATCCGACAGGTGGAGGCATTGCAGATCTCCCAACCCTTCTTAAGCGAGCAGATCTTTCCCCGAGGCACCTACGGAGGCGATCCGGCTATACCGAACCTCGATACCCCTGCGGTAGCCGTACAGGCGATCGTGATGGCCCGAGCAGATGTCGATCCGCAGCCGATTCGAGAAATTGTGCGGGTGTTGAACGAGCACCGCAGCGAACTGATTGCCCTCCATGCAGGGTCGGCGGCAATCCCAGCTCAAACTGCCGACGCTAGCTTTGGCGTTCCCCTCCACCCCGGAGCAGAAGGGTACTACACTCAAGATGAACCAAATTTTCTAGTGACCTATGCTGAAACCATCGGCTTGATAGTTTCATTAGGGGTATTGACCGTCTCCGGTCTCTGGCAGTTTCACCAACGCTGGCTGCAGCGGCAGAAAAATCGGGCCGATCGGTACAATATGGAGATTATCGCTCTGCTCGATCGCATTTATGCCGCCAGAGATTTAGAGCAACTGGAAGAACTCCGCATGCAGCTCTTCGAGATTCTGCAGAATGTGGTTGAAGATTTCGACTTCGATCGGATTAACTCAGAGTCGTTCGAGGCTTTCACATTCCCGTGGGGAGTGGCTATTACTTCGATTCGGCATCGCGAATTGATGATTCGAGAGGCCGGCGCCCAAGCAGCAGTGTCCCCCAATCTCCTCAATTAA
- a CDS encoding polysaccharide biosynthesis/export family protein has protein sequence MSSQKARSPATTAQRCIASLLAGTLTAIATGWTSAPSAQTTTDLLPAVPVESAEPAGIGPPLSDPGNGLPTTGDELGIIPRLDVEVEPDVGLFRLGPGDNISINIFNVPEFSGPQQILVDGTVTLALLGSVSLQGLTLAEASDKLASRYSAFLNNPIVNVILTAPRPTRVNAIGEIERPGPYVLETVPLAPKVTALLQTAGGVTGQADIRNIQVRRPLNDGGEQLFDVNLWDLISAGDDSSDIVLLDGDTIFVPTAVDVPDDEVFAINGSTLAPAQINVRVMGEVRSPGGLTLPANTPLNQAIFAAGGFLPPRANQNTVGILRLDPNGTVSRLEIPIDILASVNDESNPTLQNSDVVIVGKSGLALFTDGLATLSSPFQPVLTIFGTVRSIQETFDEDN, from the coding sequence GTGAGTAGTCAAAAGGCGCGATCGCCTGCCACAACCGCACAACGCTGCATTGCATCCTTGCTGGCAGGGACGCTGACTGCGATAGCAACGGGATGGACCAGTGCTCCATCCGCCCAGACAACCACAGATCTCCTTCCGGCGGTGCCGGTGGAATCGGCAGAACCTGCGGGTATCGGTCCGCCCCTGAGCGATCCTGGGAACGGCCTGCCGACAACGGGGGACGAGCTAGGGATAATTCCTAGGCTGGATGTGGAGGTGGAACCAGATGTGGGGCTCTTTCGGCTCGGACCTGGAGACAACATCAGCATAAATATCTTTAACGTGCCGGAGTTTAGCGGTCCGCAGCAGATTTTGGTGGATGGCACTGTCACCTTAGCTTTATTGGGAAGTGTTTCGCTGCAGGGCCTGACACTGGCTGAAGCCTCTGACAAACTTGCTTCCCGCTACTCGGCTTTTCTCAACAATCCAATTGTCAATGTCATTCTGACCGCTCCCCGTCCGACTCGCGTGAATGCGATCGGCGAAATCGAGCGGCCCGGTCCCTATGTATTGGAAACAGTTCCTTTGGCACCGAAGGTGACGGCCTTGTTACAGACAGCAGGAGGAGTGACAGGTCAAGCAGATATCCGCAACATTCAGGTGCGGCGGCCCCTGAACGATGGCGGCGAGCAACTGTTCGATGTCAACTTGTGGGATTTGATCTCGGCAGGGGATGACTCGTCCGATATCGTGCTGCTGGATGGGGATACGATTTTTGTGCCCACAGCCGTGGATGTGCCGGACGACGAGGTGTTTGCCATTAACGGATCGACCTTGGCACCCGCTCAAATCAATGTGCGGGTGATGGGGGAAGTGCGGTCTCCAGGAGGGTTAACCCTACCTGCCAACACTCCTCTCAATCAGGCAATTTTTGCCGCAGGAGGTTTTTTACCCCCCAGAGCCAATCAAAATACTGTTGGCATTTTGCGGTTGGATCCGAACGGCACCGTCTCTCGCTTAGAGATACCCATCGATATTCTGGCGAGTGTGAACGACGAGTCCAATCCCACACTGCAAAATTCGGATGTGGTGATTGTGGGCAAGTCTGGCTTGGCACTCTTTACGGATGGATTGGCAACGCTATCGTCGCCGTTCCAACCCGTGCTGACCATTTTCGGTACCGTTCGAAGCATCCAAGAAACATTCGATGAAGATAACTGA
- a CDS encoding tetratricopeptide repeat protein, with product MATLNSQGAMRSQTDTCTSVEGDWQVRVARTAIGSLLAIAIWTVHPLAATAQASLPQILQEAVEAAAAEDWQTAVGLYRRAIEISPEQASLYNNLGVALRQVGDVPAAVAAYRQALELDPNFAQAYGNLTVLLAIEQRWSEALDVLAQAQQVGVTDPQLNLYRGLVFEKFQRWQDSAAAYGMYLRSDSSALVSYRAAIANWQAGNGREAIRLFERAASLDPAFGLYVSEAGLALAKTGGNRSAIQLLGRLPETWANPTDFVVLARIATELDMLDLAEASLRRAFLLQERNADNLADSAAPPAIWTVDAGAIAAEQGNLDEAIAQFQAAAEQARGNPVTSTATRPLTLFDVIESSGETEVADPDNQALALASANLAETYLRQDRYALALSAGQAAVEAAPSLPVTHNNFGAALLAVGSLSKALDSFYRALELNPQYWQAQRNLALTYAHLGDRDRANSYLKQAMDNAPTLATVRQLNEELINLQRLQLPEPLQEVDR from the coding sequence ATGGCCACTTTAAATAGTCAGGGGGCGATGCGATCGCAGACAGATACCTGCACTTCAGTCGAGGGCGATTGGCAAGTTCGTGTCGCCCGGACAGCCATCGGGAGTCTCCTGGCGATCGCCATCTGGACAGTTCATCCCCTAGCCGCCACCGCACAAGCCTCGCTCCCCCAAATTTTGCAGGAGGCAGTGGAGGCGGCAGCGGCAGAAGACTGGCAGACAGCGGTCGGGCTCTACCGACGGGCAATTGAAATATCCCCAGAGCAAGCATCGCTGTATAACAACTTGGGGGTGGCGCTACGACAGGTGGGGGATGTACCCGCTGCGGTTGCCGCCTACCGTCAAGCATTGGAGCTCGACCCCAATTTTGCACAGGCTTACGGGAATTTGACGGTGCTGCTGGCGATCGAGCAGCGCTGGTCGGAGGCTCTGGACGTGCTCGCACAGGCCCAACAGGTGGGGGTGACCGATCCGCAGCTCAATCTGTATCGCGGTTTGGTATTCGAAAAATTCCAGCGCTGGCAGGACTCGGCTGCAGCCTATGGCATGTATTTGCGATCGGACTCCAGTGCATTGGTCAGCTACCGAGCGGCGATCGCCAACTGGCAGGCGGGCAACGGACGGGAAGCCATTCGCCTGTTCGAACGGGCCGCCAGCCTCGATCCGGCGTTTGGACTCTATGTATCTGAAGCGGGCTTGGCCCTAGCCAAAACGGGGGGCAATCGCTCGGCCATCCAACTGCTGGGCCGACTGCCCGAGACTTGGGCAAACCCCACCGATTTTGTCGTGCTGGCCCGCATTGCCACCGAGCTGGATATGCTCGATCTGGCGGAAGCATCCCTGCGGCGAGCTTTTTTATTGCAGGAGCGCAATGCGGACAATTTAGCAGACAGCGCAGCTCCTCCGGCAATATGGACCGTCGATGCGGGTGCGATCGCCGCTGAGCAGGGCAATTTGGATGAGGCGATCGCTCAATTCCAAGCGGCGGCAGAACAGGCTCGTGGAAACCCCGTCACCTCTACCGCCACTCGCCCCCTTACCCTCTTCGATGTGATTGAATCCTCTGGCGAAACCGAAGTCGCAGACCCAGACAATCAGGCACTCGCGCTCGCCTCGGCCAACCTAGCCGAAACCTATCTTCGACAGGATCGCTACGCGCTAGCCCTGAGCGCCGGTCAAGCCGCTGTGGAAGCGGCCCCCAGCCTGCCGGTGACCCATAACAACTTCGGAGCTGCCTTACTCGCCGTAGGAAGCCTCTCTAAAGCCCTCGACAGTTTCTATCGAGCCCTAGAGCTGAATCCGCAATACTGGCAAGCCCAGCGCAATCTCGCCCTCACCTACGCTCATTTGGGCGATCGCGATCGCGCCAATAGCTACCTCAAACAGGCGATGGACAACGCCCCCACGCTGGCAACCGTTCGACAACTCAATGAAGAGCTGATAAATCTCCAGAGGCTTCAACTGCCCGAGCCCTTACAAGAAGTAGACCGTTAA
- the rsmD gene encoding 16S rRNA (guanine(966)-N(2))-methyltransferase RsmD: MAIRVYGNRPLKTLAGRDTRPTSSRVREAVFHLWRDRVAGCRWLDLCAGVGAMGAEALGRGASIAVGVEQSKVACQTIRHNWQRIAHEDQIVRVLRGDVRRVLERLGRGEPFDCIYFDPPYASDLYLPVLERIDRLRLLAPKGELAAEHAASRDLPDAIGNLQVCDRRTYGQTAIAIYHLATGD, translated from the coding sequence GTGGCCATCAGAGTCTACGGCAATCGCCCTCTCAAAACTCTAGCAGGACGAGATACCCGTCCCACATCCAGTCGCGTGCGAGAGGCTGTCTTTCATCTCTGGCGCGATCGCGTGGCGGGCTGTCGTTGGCTGGATTTGTGCGCGGGGGTGGGGGCGATGGGAGCCGAGGCATTGGGACGCGGGGCGTCGATCGCCGTTGGGGTGGAGCAATCGAAAGTGGCCTGCCAGACGATCCGACACAATTGGCAGCGAATTGCGCACGAAGACCAAATTGTACGAGTGCTGCGAGGGGACGTGCGGCGGGTGCTGGAGCGATTGGGTCGAGGCGAGCCGTTTGACTGTATTTACTTCGATCCCCCTTACGCCAGCGATCTGTATCTGCCCGTGCTCGAACGCATCGATCGCCTTCGCCTCTTAGCCCCCAAGGGCGAACTCGCTGCCGAACATGCCGCCTCCAGAGATCTGCCCGATGCAATTGGAAACTTGCAGGTCTGCGATCGCCGTACCTACGGCCAGACCGCGATCGCCATTTACCATCTCGCCACTGGCGACTGA
- a CDS encoding Rieske (2Fe-2S) protein has product MSWIKVLSQDELAQGDRKVVATEGGPVLVVNYNGDFYAVGSKCPHMKLPLRRGKLTDDGALVCPFHRSAFDLKTGEPKTWTPFPPVVGSLLGKISTEKPLPTYPTKVEEGSIWVEV; this is encoded by the coding sequence ATGAGTTGGATTAAAGTTCTGTCCCAAGATGAGTTAGCACAAGGCGATCGCAAGGTGGTCGCAACCGAGGGCGGTCCCGTCCTCGTCGTCAACTACAATGGCGATTTTTATGCGGTCGGCAGCAAGTGTCCCCACATGAAATTGCCCCTGCGTCGGGGGAAACTCACTGATGATGGGGCGCTGGTCTGTCCCTTTCACCGCAGTGCCTTCGACCTCAAAACCGGCGAGCCCAAAACATGGACTCCCTTTCCGCCGGTAGTGGGTTCGCTGTTAGGGAAAATCTCCACCGAAAAGCCTCTGCCAACTTATCCCACCAAAGTCGAAGAAGGCAGCATCTGGGTTGAGGTTTAG
- the aroH gene encoding chorismate mutase: MGWRVRAIRGATTADSNTESAIRQVVTELLDELSTANELDPTEIVYVVFTATPDIDAIFPAAIARQRLGWDLVPLLDVQQMVVPGSLNHCIRVLIQFNTPLTQAEIQHIYLRGARFLRPEWSLSTVGTRPQ; the protein is encoded by the coding sequence TTGGGGTGGCGAGTCAGAGCAATTCGAGGGGCAACAACCGCTGATTCCAATACGGAATCAGCGATCCGACAGGTTGTGACTGAATTGCTAGACGAACTATCTACTGCAAACGAGCTCGATCCAACTGAGATTGTTTACGTTGTATTTACGGCAACGCCCGATATTGATGCCATCTTTCCGGCTGCGATCGCCCGCCAACGTTTGGGTTGGGATTTAGTCCCCCTTTTGGACGTTCAGCAAATGGTGGTGCCGGGAAGCCTAAACCACTGTATTCGCGTACTGATCCAGTTCAACACACCGCTAACCCAAGCTGAAATTCAGCACATTTATTTGCGGGGAGCACGTTTTTTGCGTCCGGAGTGGAGTTTGAGCACTGTTGGGACACGACCCCAGTAA